A genome region from Bufo gargarizans isolate SCDJY-AF-19 chromosome 2, ASM1485885v1, whole genome shotgun sequence includes the following:
- the FBXW9 gene encoding F-box/WD repeat-containing protein 9 isoform X1, protein MVCCLPLSVTGSCDSCLASGQDHPPPPPPPPNQPSPSSAPLEPAEPSWASAIARAAADLAQVSRVATAFMERMAASDPPLAVPVVSTAPPPGAPHRGHSTVKRQRTQQHPSSDDSASPPRLEACSASAPRRDYRSEGVRSGSDEDTEPEPSPKLSTMVADLVTVVRDTFDIQGEPPSASSQEFPLFHSRRGGAPEAVTFPIHGAFAKVLSKAWERPNHRFSATRRMDTLYPFPADNVQQWSSPPKVDPPVARLAKNTAIPVLDGSSLQNSVDRRLDSLSKAIITLAGTGLQPAIASAWVARPLSVWLQRHHQDLAEQGASADTLNFVLQMSQAATFLCEASLDVGTLFARVSALSVTQRKEVWLKVWDADASSKCSLTNLPFAGSRIFDAKLDEIISDATGGKSTHLPQSRSKHAFRARPFGSRNQSFRRSCSRSATAPSSGGSQDSRKKPSFKPQPSWRSQAQSRPPERFFPSRVPGDPSQASALLQVVSSLLVWGVVAPVPLEEQGTGSYSNLFVVPKKEGSVHPVLDLKLLNKSLRVRRFRVASLRSVIASLLPGEFLASVDIRGAYLHVPITESHHRFLRLVIGGRHYQFVALPFGLATAPRVFTKILAPLMALLRTRGISLLLYSDDILIKAPSCHQAEDSVRITVQSLQQFGWLINFPKSSLQPSQRVTFLGIILDTTAARVFLPDCKFSRIQESVSRLLHSLCISIRECMQVLGLMVASFEAVLFAQFHTRPLQQAILPFWDMTSRGLDSQIRLPPRVRMELQWWLSPQNLASGRSFLPI, encoded by the coding sequence ATGGTTTGCTGCTTGCCATTATCGGTTACAGGCTCCTGTGACTCTTGCCTTGCTTCGGGACAGgatcatccacctcctcctccccctccaccaAACCAGCCCAGTCCCTCCTCCGCCCCTTTGGAGCCAGCGGAACCCTCCTGGGCCTCTGCCATAGCTAGGGCGGCCGCGGACTTGGCCCAAGTCTCGCGCGTGGCCACAGCCTTTATGGAGCGCATGGCGGCCTCGGATCCGCCGCTTGCGGTGCCTGTGGTTAGCACCGCTCCACCTCCCGGTGCCCCCCACAGAGGACACTCAACCGTTAAGAGGCAGCGtacgcagcagcatccctcctcggatgactcTGCTTCTCCCCCTCGCCTGGAGGCGTGTTCAGCCTCTGCCCCTCGCAGGGACTACAGGTCTGAAGGGGTAAGGTCCGGCTCGGATGAGGACACGGAACCGGaaccctcgcctaagctctccaccatggtGGCAGACTTGGTCACGGTGGTCCGAGATACCTTTGACATCCAGGGGGAACCTCCTTCTGCTAGTAGCCAGGAATTCCCTCTTTTCCACTCCAGAAGGGGTGGCGCACCAGAGGCAGTCACATTCCCCATTCATGGCGCGTTCGCCAAGGTCCTTTCAAAGGCTTGGGAGCGCCCTAATCACCGTTTTTCTGCCACAAGGCGCATGGATACTCTGTATCCTTTCCCGGCAGATAATGTGCAGCAGTGGTCTTCTCCTCCTAAGGTCGACCCGCCGGTGGCCAGATTGGCTAAGAATACGGCAATACCAGTCCTGGACGGGTCCTCCCTACAGAACTCCGTTGACAGGCGTTTGGACTCTCTTTCCAAAGCCATCATTACTCTGGCGGGCACAGGTCTGCAGCCCGCAATCGCCTCGGCCTGGGTAGCCAGGCCGCTTTCGGTGTGGTTGCAGCGCCATCATCAGGACCTCGCGGAGCAGGGTGCCTCTGCGGACACCCTGAACTTCGTCCTCCAGATGTCCCAAGCGGCAACATTCCTCTGTGAGGCCTCATTGGACGTCGGCACTCTTTTTGCGCGGGTTTCAGCCCTCTCGGTCACTCAGCGCAAGGAGGTCTGGTTAAAGGTCTGGGACGCTGACGCTTCCTCCAAGTGCTCCCTCACTAACCTCCCCTTTGCGGGCTCCAGGATCTTCGATGCTAAGCTGGACGAGATTATCTCTGACGCTACAGGGGGCAAGAGCACACACCTGCCCCAATCTAGATCCAAGCACGCCTTCAGAGCTCGCCCCTTTGGCTCTAGAAACCAGTCCTTTCGGCGCTCCTGCTCCAGGTCTGCGACAGCCCCCTCCTCCGGCGGCTCTCAGGACTCCCGCAAGAAGCCTTCCTTTAAGCCTCAACCTTCCTGGCGCTCGCAGGCACAATCCAGACCTCCGGAACGTTTCTTCCCTTCTCGGGTTCCGGGGGATCCGTCCCAAGCCTCGGCCCTTTTACAAGTGGTCTCTTCCCTTCTGGTCTGGGGAGTAGTTGCCCCAGTTCCTCTGGAGGAACAGGGTACAGGGTCATACTCAAATCTCTTTGTAGTGCCAAAGAAGGAGGGATCAGTGCATCCGGTCCTAGACCTGAAGCTCTTAAACAAGTCCCTGCGGGTGCGGAGGTTCCGGGTGGCATCCCTCCGCTCAGTTATTGCttctcttcttccaggggagTTCCTTGCGTCAGTGGACATCCGGGGCGCCTATCTACATGTCCCTATCACAGAATCTCACCACAGATTCCTGCGCTTAGTCATTGGCGGCCGTCATTATcagttcgtcgcccttccctttgggctgGCGACAGCCCCGCGGGTATTCACAAAAATCTTGGcgccgctcatggcgcttcttcgcaccAGGGGCATATCTCTGTTGCTCTACTCGGATGACATACTGATAAAGGCTCCCTCTTGTCACCAGGCCGAAGACAGCGTCAGGATCACTGTTCAGTCTCTGCaacagttcggctggctgatcAACTTCCCGAAGTCCTCTCTCCAACCTTCCCAGAGGGTGACCTTCCTGGGGATCATTCTGGACACCACTGCAGCCCGGGTATTCCTTCCGGATTGCAAGTTCTCACGGATACAGGAGTCAGTGTCTCGCCTTCTGCATTCCCTGTGTATCTCCATCAGGGAGTGCATGCAGGTTCTGGGGCTTATGGTGGCCTCCTTCGAGGCTGTCCTctttgcccagtttcacactcggccTCTGCAACAGGCGATCCTGCCCTTCTGGGACATGACATCGAGGGGTCTGGACTCTCAGATCCGCCTACCTCCTCGGGTTCGCATGGAACTCCAGTGGTGGCTGTCCCCTCAGAATCTGGCTTCAGGGAGATCCTTCCTCCCAATTTAA